A DNA window from Rossellomorea marisflavi contains the following coding sequences:
- the leuD gene encoding 3-isopropylmalate dehydratase small subunit, with protein sequence MAINHVKETVFPLHRDHVDTDQIIPKQFLKRIERKGFGQFLFYHWRFEDDGKTLREGFLLDTPAYKDAGILIGGKNFGCGSSREHAPWALQDFGFKVVIAKSFADIFHNNCLKNGILPIRLDDQIVDQLWANERKASRYGIEISLEDQTIKDSEGLQVSFSIDPYWKNMLIKGLDEIGLTLEYGESIDAYEKKYEVSSLGI encoded by the coding sequence ATGGCAATCAATCATGTAAAAGAGACCGTATTCCCGTTGCACCGGGATCACGTCGATACAGATCAGATCATCCCGAAACAGTTCTTGAAGCGGATCGAACGCAAGGGCTTCGGCCAGTTCCTATTCTATCATTGGCGATTTGAAGACGATGGGAAGACATTGAGGGAAGGGTTTCTCCTTGACACCCCCGCCTACAAAGATGCCGGGATATTGATCGGTGGGAAGAATTTCGGATGTGGTTCATCGAGGGAGCATGCCCCCTGGGCGCTTCAGGATTTTGGATTCAAAGTGGTCATTGCGAAGAGTTTTGCGGATATCTTCCATAACAATTGCCTGAAAAACGGGATCCTCCCGATCCGGCTTGACGATCAAATCGTTGACCAACTTTGGGCGAACGAGCGGAAGGCTTCGCGGTATGGAATCGAGATTTCACTGGAGGATCAGACGATCAAGGATTCCGAAGGCCTGCAGGTGTCATTCTCCATCGATCCCTATTGGAAGAATATGCTCATCAAAGGGCTGGACGAAATCGGATTGACCCTTGAATACGGTGAGAGTATCGATGCCTACGAAAAAAAATATGAGGTGAGTAGCTTGGGAATTTAA
- the thrB gene encoding homoserine kinase translates to MVGEGRSWKITVPASTANLGPGFDSIGLSLSLYLTLDAEEAERWEVIPLSPELEDFPRDEDHFIVGVAMEVAERHGKVHPPCKLSVESKIPLTRGLGSSAAAVIAGVELANAACGLNLTMLDKLKEANRFEGHPDNVGASLYGGLVIATQSGDDVEFVSIQDPAFDVVAVIPPTELKTSEAREALPDELSFGESVLAGSVSNVLVAALLTGDLETAGRMMKADRYHQPYRKSLLPHYDLVERTALGAGAFGVALSGAGPTIACFTGKGEGADLANVMKQSFPHMLVRHLLITSEGSSVLEKPKVRPFPL, encoded by the coding sequence ATGGTAGGCGAAGGGCGCTCTTGGAAGATCACTGTACCAGCCAGTACGGCGAATCTTGGACCGGGTTTTGATTCCATCGGCCTTTCCCTGAGCCTCTACCTGACCCTCGATGCCGAGGAAGCGGAGCGCTGGGAGGTCATCCCCCTTTCCCCGGAACTTGAAGATTTCCCACGGGATGAGGATCACTTCATCGTAGGCGTGGCCATGGAAGTGGCAGAACGCCACGGAAAAGTCCATCCGCCGTGCAAGCTGTCCGTGGAGAGCAAGATACCTCTTACGCGGGGGCTTGGGTCGAGTGCAGCAGCCGTCATCGCGGGGGTTGAACTGGCGAACGCTGCTTGTGGGCTGAACCTGACCATGCTTGATAAGCTGAAGGAAGCGAATCGATTTGAAGGGCATCCCGATAATGTGGGAGCGTCCCTTTACGGAGGGCTCGTGATTGCGACTCAGTCGGGAGACGATGTGGAATTCGTATCGATTCAAGATCCCGCTTTTGATGTGGTCGCTGTCATCCCCCCAACGGAATTGAAGACCTCGGAAGCGCGGGAAGCCTTGCCTGACGAGCTGTCATTTGGAGAATCGGTCCTTGCAGGGTCCGTATCCAACGTGTTGGTTGCCGCCCTCCTGACGGGGGACCTTGAAACAGCCGGCAGGATGATGAAGGCTGACCGCTATCACCAGCCATACCGCAAAAGCCTCTTACCGCATTATGATCTGGTGGAAAGGACAGCACTCGGAGCGGGGGCGTTCGGCGTTGCCCTGAGCGGTGCCGGTCCTACCATTGCATGCTTTACCGGGAAGGGGGAAGGAGCGGATCTCGCAAACGTAATGAAGCAGTCATTTCCCCATATGCTCGTCCGTCATCTTCTCATCACATCCGAAGGCAGCTCGGTCCTTGAAAAGCCGAAGGTCCGTCCTTTTCCGCTATGA
- the leuB gene encoding 3-isopropylmalate dehydrogenase, translating into MKKKIAVLPGDGIGPEVMDGALKVLKAVGDWFNHEFEVEKEYIGGAAVDQFGSPLPAETIELCKKSDAILLGAVGGPQWENLPKELRPEKGLLGIRKEFELFANLRPVKAFDSLISASPLKKEIVEDVDMIIVRELTGGLYFGQPSGRQGAEDEVAVDTLVYEKSEIERIVHKAFRLAQKRKKRLTSVDKANVLETSRMWREIVNEAAKEYPDVEVEHMLVDVAAMKLMYQPGQFDVMVTENMFGDILSDEASMITGSLGMLPSASLREDAFGLYEPVHGSAPDIAGKGKANPLAMILSVAMMLRHSFGMQEEAEMIEMAVQEVLNAGFRTGDLWSGGRGTAVGTEAMSDLVVERLEADHALSSILSAYL; encoded by the coding sequence ATGAAAAAGAAAATTGCTGTATTACCTGGAGATGGAATCGGGCCGGAAGTGATGGATGGGGCCCTGAAGGTTCTGAAAGCCGTGGGTGATTGGTTCAACCATGAGTTTGAAGTGGAGAAAGAATACATCGGAGGAGCGGCCGTCGATCAGTTCGGCAGTCCGCTCCCGGCGGAAACGATCGAGCTATGCAAGAAGAGTGATGCCATTCTCCTTGGTGCCGTAGGAGGACCGCAGTGGGAGAACCTTCCTAAAGAACTGAGGCCGGAAAAAGGTCTTCTCGGGATCCGGAAGGAATTTGAATTGTTTGCGAACCTCCGGCCGGTCAAGGCATTTGATAGCTTGATCTCAGCATCCCCCCTGAAAAAGGAAATCGTGGAAGATGTCGATATGATCATCGTTCGGGAACTGACGGGGGGACTGTACTTCGGGCAGCCATCCGGAAGGCAGGGAGCGGAGGATGAAGTGGCCGTCGACACCCTGGTCTATGAAAAGTCAGAGATCGAACGGATCGTCCATAAAGCTTTCCGTCTTGCTCAGAAGAGGAAGAAGCGCCTCACATCCGTCGACAAGGCCAATGTGTTGGAAACGAGCAGGATGTGGCGTGAAATCGTCAACGAGGCAGCAAAAGAGTACCCGGATGTGGAAGTGGAGCACATGCTTGTGGATGTGGCTGCGATGAAGCTCATGTATCAGCCTGGTCAATTCGATGTCATGGTAACGGAGAATATGTTCGGGGACATACTCAGTGATGAAGCCTCCATGATCACCGGATCACTGGGCATGCTGCCGTCAGCCAGTCTGAGGGAGGACGCATTCGGACTCTATGAACCGGTCCATGGATCGGCACCGGATATCGCAGGGAAAGGAAAAGCCAATCCTCTCGCCATGATTTTGTCAGTGGCCATGATGCTGAGGCATTCATTCGGTATGCAGGAAGAGGCGGAAATGATCGAAATGGCCGTGCAGGAAGTGTTGAATGCAGGCTTCCGGACAGGTGACCTTTGGAGCGGTGGAAGGGGCACTGCAGTCGGGACTGAGGCCATGAGCGATCTCGTCGTAGAGAGATTGGAAGCAGATCATGCACTATCTTCGATTCTATCCGCTTATCTATAA
- a CDS encoding ATP-binding protein: MGQAKWIAARIALMYFLVGLLWIFLSDYVSIHLAKENLGLYIYSQRFKGWFFILITGVVLYFLVHKTTREITLANERLRKKEVQLESRNQHYHSLIEQNPDAVIELSLNGQVIYVNGEAEKLLESSMDRLKSVSFSQYLEKNDLNLLKGHHSQTLKGVPSTFETTIHLGDRSKLVRCSFVPIIINDEVTGMFAIARDITRERKNEEMALASEKLSVIGQLAAAVAHEIRNPLTSLKGFIQLLKTSNEVQSSYLDIMHQEVDRIDLISGEMLILGKQQDIPFRPQRIDQLLSHVLVLMEAQAHMDNVSMTFRNKGSEDMLVMGEGNQLKQVFINIIKNGVESIPESRNGHVGITLGSSGDHAFIYVEDNGTGMDPERVERLGEPFYSTKEKGTGLGLAVCQKIIQRHKGSLTFKTEKDVGTTVEIRLPLWKGTTNIDAEERNVT; this comes from the coding sequence ATGGGACAAGCTAAATGGATAGCCGCACGAATTGCGTTGATGTATTTTCTGGTCGGATTGCTTTGGATTTTCTTATCTGACTATGTGTCGATTCATCTGGCAAAGGAAAATCTGGGTTTATATATATACTCCCAACGCTTTAAAGGGTGGTTTTTCATCCTCATCACAGGCGTAGTGCTCTATTTCCTTGTCCATAAAACAACACGGGAAATCACACTTGCCAATGAGCGGTTGCGCAAGAAGGAAGTCCAGCTTGAAAGCAGGAATCAGCACTACCATTCCCTCATCGAGCAAAACCCCGATGCCGTCATTGAATTATCCTTGAACGGTCAGGTCATCTATGTGAATGGTGAGGCGGAAAAACTTCTTGAATCGTCCATGGATCGCCTCAAGTCGGTTTCGTTCAGCCAATACTTAGAAAAGAACGATCTGAACCTGTTGAAAGGACACCATTCCCAAACATTGAAAGGTGTGCCATCCACATTTGAAACGACGATCCACCTTGGTGATCGGTCAAAATTGGTGCGATGTTCCTTTGTCCCCATCATCATCAATGACGAAGTGACCGGTATGTTCGCCATTGCCCGGGATATCACCCGTGAGAGGAAAAACGAGGAAATGGCACTCGCCTCGGAGAAGCTTTCGGTCATCGGACAGCTGGCTGCAGCTGTCGCCCATGAAATCAGGAATCCATTGACCTCACTAAAGGGCTTCATTCAGCTGTTGAAAACGTCAAATGAAGTGCAGTCATCATACTTGGATATCATGCACCAGGAAGTCGACAGGATCGATCTGATTTCAGGCGAAATGCTCATACTTGGTAAACAACAGGATATCCCGTTTCGTCCACAACGCATCGATCAATTATTATCCCATGTCCTCGTTCTGATGGAAGCACAGGCGCATATGGACAATGTGTCCATGACCTTTCGCAACAAGGGATCTGAAGACATGCTGGTGATGGGCGAGGGCAATCAGCTTAAGCAGGTATTCATCAATATTATCAAGAATGGTGTGGAATCCATACCGGAGAGCCGGAACGGCCATGTGGGCATCACGTTAGGAAGTTCCGGTGATCACGCCTTCATATATGTAGAAGATAACGGTACGGGAATGGACCCGGAGCGTGTGGAGCGACTCGGGGAACCATTCTACTCGACAAAAGAAAAAGGGACCGGACTTGGACTTGCTGTATGCCAAAAAATCATCCAGCGCCATAAAGGGTCCTTAACATTCAAGACAGAAAAAGATGTCGGTACAACGGTGGAAATCCGCCTTCCATTATGGAAAGGGACCACCAATATCGATGCAGAAGAGAGGAATGTAACATGA
- a CDS encoding DEAD/DEAH box helicase yields the protein MKATEVIDHPAIQKTWDESGFGDMTPIQEKAIPKVLEGKDLICESPTGTGKTLAYLLPIIQAIDPSRKQAQAVLIAPSRELVMQIQQEITKWGKDTGVTGAAFIGGANIKKQLEKLKKKPHIIVGTTGRLLELMKLKKLKMHEVKTIVVDEFDLMITHEHVKEVREVIKSTLKERQVLFFSATLSPETSRVAEELLNDPELVKIDEKLDQPNVEHLYVYTELRDKIEALRNLAHFKDIKALVFFNQLEKLSEAEEKLKFKGVDLEVLAGESKKVERKASLDRFRAGKVPMLLTTDVAARGLDIQGVTHVVHFDFPTDTKQYIHRSGRTGRMGASGTVISLVSKREQSFLEKLGKEVNLPFNEKTIHGGQLKDPR from the coding sequence ATGAAAGCAACTGAAGTTATTGATCACCCGGCCATACAAAAGACGTGGGATGAATCTGGTTTTGGAGACATGACCCCAATCCAGGAAAAAGCCATCCCCAAGGTGCTTGAAGGAAAGGACCTTATCTGTGAGTCACCGACAGGAACAGGGAAAACATTGGCTTATCTGCTCCCCATCATTCAGGCTATCGACCCTTCCAGAAAGCAGGCGCAGGCAGTGCTCATTGCTCCTTCAAGGGAACTTGTGATGCAGATTCAACAGGAAATCACAAAATGGGGCAAAGATACGGGCGTGACCGGTGCGGCCTTCATCGGTGGTGCAAACATCAAGAAGCAGCTGGAAAAGCTGAAAAAGAAGCCTCATATCATCGTCGGGACAACCGGACGTCTGCTTGAGCTCATGAAGCTCAAAAAACTGAAGATGCATGAAGTGAAAACCATCGTTGTTGATGAGTTCGACCTGATGATCACCCACGAACATGTAAAGGAAGTCCGCGAAGTGATCAAATCGACACTGAAGGAGAGACAGGTCCTCTTCTTCTCTGCAACCTTGTCACCGGAAACCTCAAGGGTGGCTGAAGAGCTCTTGAACGACCCGGAATTGGTGAAGATCGATGAAAAACTGGACCAGCCGAATGTCGAGCATCTTTATGTGTACACAGAGTTGCGTGATAAAATCGAGGCACTTAGAAACCTTGCCCACTTCAAGGACATAAAAGCCCTTGTGTTTTTCAATCAGCTTGAGAAACTTTCCGAGGCAGAAGAAAAGTTGAAATTCAAAGGTGTGGACCTTGAGGTACTTGCAGGGGAATCAAAGAAAGTGGAGAGGAAGGCATCACTTGACCGCTTCAGGGCTGGAAAAGTCCCGATGCTCCTTACAACGGATGTGGCAGCGCGCGGCCTCGATATCCAAGGGGTCACTCATGTAGTCCATTTCGACTTCCCGACCGATACAAAGCAGTACATCCATCGCTCCGGCAGAACGGGGAGGATGGGAGCTTCAGGCACCGTCATCTCCCTGGTATCCAAACGTGAACAGAGCTTCCTTGAAAAGCTCGGAAAAGAAGTAAATCTACCGTTCAACGAAAAAACGATCCACGGCGGACAGCTGAAAGATCCGCGATAA
- a CDS encoding 2-isopropylmalate synthase, producing the protein MRTIDIFDTTLRDGEQSAGVNLNTLEKIEVAKQLERLGVDIIEAGFPAASKGDFDAVKRIGETIKNSSVTGLARAQQRDIDAVWGALKNTAEPRLHVFLATSPIHMTHKLKMSPDQVVETAVQAVKYAKQFFPVVQWSAEDACRTDLDFLVRIMKEVIDAGASVINLPDTVGYITPQKYGEIFKYVRENVPNIDGIKLSAHCHNDLGMATANSLAAIENGADQIEGTINGIGERAGNAALEEIAVALRIREDFYGAGTRMKLDEIKKTSALVSKLTGMRVPANKAVVGDNAFAHESGIHQDGMLKEKTTYEIITPELIGNSSTRLVLGKHSGRHAFKNKASELGFELTDEKLNEAFDAFKELADKKKEIVDDDLFSILTNKQTEMVEGVGFSLERMQVQYGMDNIPTATIELKLEDGSVTQLASTGSGSVEAIYNTIERILPGTSKLLDYRINSVGGGRDALAEVYVHLEYEGAKTSGRGTAQDVLEASARAYLNAVNRLAQRKASTDVKEAVEVSS; encoded by the coding sequence GTGCGAACCATTGATATTTTCGATACCACGCTTCGCGACGGTGAACAATCGGCGGGTGTGAACCTCAATACGCTTGAAAAGATCGAAGTGGCAAAGCAGCTGGAACGCTTGGGAGTCGACATCATAGAGGCCGGCTTCCCTGCTGCCTCCAAGGGTGACTTCGACGCAGTGAAACGGATCGGCGAAACGATCAAGAACAGCTCGGTGACCGGTCTTGCCAGAGCCCAGCAGCGTGATATCGATGCTGTGTGGGGGGCGCTGAAGAATACAGCGGAGCCGAGGCTCCATGTATTCCTTGCCACATCGCCGATCCACATGACCCATAAGCTCAAGATGTCGCCGGACCAAGTGGTTGAAACAGCGGTCCAGGCCGTGAAATATGCGAAACAGTTCTTCCCGGTCGTCCAGTGGTCGGCAGAGGATGCATGCCGTACCGATCTTGATTTCCTTGTCAGGATCATGAAGGAAGTCATCGATGCAGGGGCCTCGGTCATCAACCTTCCCGATACGGTCGGTTATATCACGCCTCAGAAGTACGGAGAGATCTTCAAATATGTCAGGGAGAATGTTCCGAATATCGACGGGATCAAGCTCTCCGCCCACTGCCATAACGACTTGGGGATGGCGACGGCCAATTCTCTCGCAGCAATTGAAAACGGAGCCGATCAAATCGAAGGGACGATCAACGGAATCGGGGAGCGGGCAGGAAATGCAGCTCTTGAAGAAATTGCCGTCGCCCTTCGGATCCGTGAAGATTTCTACGGAGCAGGGACGCGTATGAAGCTTGATGAAATCAAGAAGACGAGTGCCCTTGTCAGCAAGCTTACGGGAATGAGGGTACCGGCAAATAAAGCTGTCGTCGGGGATAATGCCTTCGCCCATGAGTCTGGGATCCATCAGGACGGCATGCTGAAAGAAAAGACCACCTACGAAATCATCACACCGGAATTGATCGGGAACAGCTCGACCCGCCTCGTCCTCGGAAAGCACTCCGGACGTCATGCCTTCAAGAATAAGGCATCAGAGCTCGGATTCGAGCTGACGGATGAAAAGTTGAACGAAGCATTTGACGCGTTCAAAGAGCTCGCAGATAAGAAAAAGGAGATCGTGGATGATGATCTGTTCAGCATCCTGACGAATAAGCAAACGGAAATGGTGGAAGGAGTCGGATTCAGTCTTGAACGGATGCAAGTCCAATATGGGATGGATAATATTCCGACTGCGACGATCGAGCTGAAGCTTGAAGACGGAAGCGTCACCCAGCTTGCATCGACAGGTTCTGGTAGCGTGGAAGCCATCTATAACACGATCGAACGCATCCTTCCGGGGACATCCAAGCTGCTTGACTACCGGATCAACTCCGTCGGCGGCGGACGGGATGCACTCGCCGAAGTCTATGTCCATCTGGAATATGAAGGTGCAAAGACAAGCGGAAGGGGAACGGCTCAGGATGTACTCGAGGCTTCGGCCCGTGCCTACCTCAATGCCGTGAACCGACTGGCCCAGAGGAAAGCATCAACTGATGTAAAAGAAGCGGTGGAAGTAAGTTCGTAA
- the leuC gene encoding 3-isopropylmalate dehydratase large subunit has protein sequence MTGKNIIEKIWERHVVQREEGKPDLLYIDLHLVHEVTSPQAFEGLRMKGRQVRRPDLTYATMDHNVPTKERHIIRDEIARLQMDTLKKNCREFGVTLADIHHPDQGIVHVIGPELGLTQPGKTIVCGDSHTSTHGAFGALAFGIGTSEVEHVLATQTLWQSKPKTLQVNVSGKLGFGVTAKDVILNIISTHGVGFGTGHVIEFTGDVIRNLSMEERMTVCNMSIEAGAKAGLISPDETTIAYLEGRPNLPKNRSFQELKEDWLSLQSDADAEYDQRIEVKGEDIEPHVTWGTNPGMGAPITARIPDPQSYEDASDREGIERALHYMGLEPEQSIEDITIDYVFIGSCTNSRLSDLRAAAEVVQGHKVKEGVTALVVPGSFSVKQQAEEAGLHTIFQEAGFEWREAGCSMCLAMNDDIVPPGKRCASTSNRNFEGRQGNGSRTHLLSPSMAAAAAVTGKLTDVRKLERISVS, from the coding sequence ATGACGGGCAAAAACATTATTGAAAAGATTTGGGAAAGGCATGTTGTACAAAGGGAAGAAGGAAAGCCGGACCTCCTGTATATCGATCTGCATCTGGTGCATGAAGTCACCTCCCCCCAGGCATTCGAAGGTCTGCGCATGAAGGGGCGGCAGGTGCGCCGTCCGGATCTGACCTACGCGACGATGGATCATAATGTCCCGACAAAGGAGCGGCATATCATCCGCGACGAAATCGCACGACTCCAGATGGACACCCTGAAGAAGAATTGCCGGGAATTCGGTGTCACATTAGCGGATATCCATCACCCTGATCAAGGGATCGTCCACGTCATCGGTCCGGAGCTCGGACTCACACAGCCAGGGAAGACGATTGTCTGCGGGGATAGCCATACATCCACGCATGGGGCATTCGGTGCCCTGGCGTTCGGGATCGGGACGAGTGAGGTGGAGCACGTATTGGCAACCCAGACCCTTTGGCAATCGAAGCCGAAGACCCTTCAGGTGAACGTATCCGGAAAGCTTGGATTTGGCGTTACGGCAAAAGATGTGATCCTGAACATCATTTCCACTCACGGCGTCGGATTCGGTACCGGTCACGTCATCGAGTTCACGGGCGACGTCATCCGGAACCTTTCCATGGAAGAGCGGATGACCGTCTGTAATATGAGTATCGAAGCAGGTGCAAAAGCAGGGCTCATCAGTCCGGATGAGACGACGATCGCCTATCTTGAAGGACGTCCGAACCTTCCGAAGAATCGCTCATTCCAGGAGCTGAAAGAGGATTGGTTGTCCCTGCAGAGTGATGCCGATGCTGAGTATGATCAACGGATCGAGGTGAAGGGAGAGGACATCGAGCCCCACGTCACTTGGGGGACGAACCCAGGGATGGGTGCGCCCATCACGGCGAGGATCCCGGATCCACAGTCGTATGAAGACGCGTCGGACCGTGAGGGGATCGAGCGTGCCCTTCATTATATGGGTCTAGAGCCCGAACAGTCCATTGAAGACATCACCATCGACTATGTTTTCATCGGCTCCTGTACCAACTCGCGTTTGAGCGATTTACGAGCAGCAGCAGAAGTGGTACAGGGCCATAAGGTCAAGGAAGGGGTTACGGCCCTTGTCGTTCCAGGCTCGTTCAGCGTCAAGCAACAGGCCGAGGAAGCAGGTCTCCATACCATCTTCCAGGAAGCCGGTTTTGAATGGAGAGAGGCAGGATGCAGCATGTGCCTCGCCATGAATGATGACATCGTGCCACCGGGTAAGCGATGTGCATCGACGTCCAACCGTAATTTCGAAGGCAGGCAGGGTAACGGATCGCGTACCCATCTCCTCAGTCCTTCCATGGCAGCGGCCGCTGCCGTGACGGGTAAGCTGACGGACGTCCGGAAATTAGAAAGAATTTCAGTATCATAG
- a CDS encoding homoserine dehydrogenase, with product MESISIGLLGLGTVGSGVVKIVENHQDKLTHQIGCPVKVKKALVQELEKERDLKLGREILTTDPAEVLQDPDIDIIVEVMGGIEATKEHLLSALKQRKHVVTANKDLMALHGPELLKTASENGCDLFYEASVAGGIPILRSLVDGLSSDRITKMMGIVNGTTNFILTKMTKEGSNFEEVLKEAQDLGYAEADPTADVGGLDAARKMAILSTLGFSMNVDLADVKVKGITGVTGEDIQYAEQFDYTMKLIGYAHRDGEKVEVSVEPTLLQKEHPLAAVNDEYNAVYVYGEAVGETMFYGPGAGSLPTATAVVSDMVGIMKNMRLGVNGKSAVHPQFTKKLKESSEIKSKHFLRLHVRDEVGVLSKLTSIFASHGVGFEKILQNPLATEGVAEIVVVTHQASLDHFEDILMELKDEETVHSIESTYRVEGGGKA from the coding sequence ATGGAATCCATATCAATCGGACTCTTGGGACTCGGAACAGTAGGGTCAGGGGTCGTGAAAATAGTAGAGAATCATCAGGATAAGCTGACCCATCAGATCGGCTGCCCGGTGAAAGTAAAAAAAGCACTCGTCCAGGAACTTGAGAAGGAACGAGATCTAAAGCTCGGTAGGGAGATCCTTACAACGGATCCAGCCGAAGTCCTGCAAGATCCCGACATTGATATTATCGTAGAGGTCATGGGGGGGATCGAGGCCACAAAAGAACACCTTCTGTCAGCGCTGAAGCAGAGAAAGCACGTCGTGACGGCCAATAAGGATCTTATGGCCCTCCACGGTCCGGAACTATTGAAGACGGCATCTGAAAATGGCTGCGACCTTTTCTACGAGGCAAGCGTTGCAGGTGGGATCCCGATCCTCAGAAGCTTGGTAGACGGCCTTTCCTCCGATCGGATCACGAAGATGATGGGGATCGTCAACGGGACGACGAACTTCATCCTCACAAAGATGACGAAAGAAGGCAGCAATTTCGAAGAGGTACTGAAGGAAGCGCAGGACCTCGGGTATGCCGAAGCCGATCCAACGGCTGACGTCGGTGGCCTCGATGCTGCAAGGAAGATGGCGATCCTCTCCACCCTCGGTTTCTCCATGAATGTCGATCTTGCAGACGTCAAGGTCAAGGGGATCACGGGGGTGACGGGTGAAGATATCCAATATGCTGAGCAATTCGACTATACGATGAAGCTCATCGGCTATGCACATCGTGACGGGGAGAAGGTGGAGGTAAGCGTCGAACCGACCCTGCTGCAGAAGGAGCATCCCCTCGCTGCGGTCAATGATGAATATAATGCCGTATATGTGTATGGAGAAGCCGTTGGAGAAACGATGTTCTATGGACCGGGTGCAGGAAGCCTTCCTACGGCTACTGCGGTCGTATCGGATATGGTGGGGATCATGAAGAATATGAGGCTTGGGGTCAACGGGAAAAGCGCGGTCCATCCCCAGTTCACGAAGAAGCTCAAGGAGTCGTCTGAAATCAAATCGAAGCATTTCCTTCGTCTCCATGTTAGAGATGAGGTGGGCGTGCTGTCGAAGCTGACCAGCATTTTTGCTTCCCACGGCGTCGGATTTGAGAAAATCCTTCAAAACCCGTTGGCAACGGAGGGGGTAGCCGAAATTGTCGTCGTAACCCATCAGGCATCCCTGGATCATTTCGAAGATATCCTTATGGAACTGAAGGACGAAGAAACGGTGCATTCCATCGAGAGCACCTATAGAGTGGAAGGAGGCGGAAAGGCATGA
- the thrC gene encoding threonine synthase, with protein sequence MSWDGLIKEYGENLPVSGQTPGLTLHEGNTPLIKLETLSKEWGIDLHVKVEGANPTGSFKDRGMVLAVAKAVEEGSSTVICASTGNTSASAAAYAARAGLKCIVVIPEGKIAQGKLAQAVMYGAEIVSIEGNFDQALEIVRDLSRTEAVTLVNSVNPYRLEGQKTAAFEVVDTLGAAPDILAIPVGNAGNISAYWKGFKEYNGKKQSGLPRMFGFEASGAAPLVHDRVIEQPETLATAIRIGNPASWSLAVDALKESNGHINEVTDEEIIEAYQLLAKTEGIFAEPASCASIAGIRKSLQSGVLPKGSKVVAVLTGNGLKDPQTAIEYSPVIPAKLPNDREAVKDYIKGTMGVW encoded by the coding sequence ATGAGTTGGGATGGGCTGATCAAGGAGTATGGAGAGAACCTGCCTGTTTCCGGGCAGACACCGGGATTGACGCTGCATGAGGGGAATACACCGCTCATCAAGCTTGAAACCCTGTCCAAGGAGTGGGGGATCGATCTTCATGTGAAGGTTGAAGGAGCCAATCCGACGGGCTCCTTCAAGGATCGCGGAATGGTCCTTGCTGTGGCGAAGGCGGTCGAAGAAGGAAGCTCGACAGTCATCTGTGCATCCACCGGTAACACGTCAGCATCCGCTGCAGCGTATGCCGCACGTGCCGGACTCAAATGCATCGTCGTTATCCCTGAAGGAAAGATCGCACAAGGTAAACTTGCGCAGGCGGTCATGTACGGCGCCGAAATCGTCTCCATTGAAGGGAACTTTGATCAAGCATTGGAAATCGTACGTGATCTTAGCCGGACCGAAGCGGTCACCCTGGTGAATTCAGTGAATCCATATCGGCTGGAAGGACAGAAGACGGCAGCCTTCGAAGTGGTGGATACGCTCGGAGCTGCTCCTGATATCCTGGCGATTCCTGTGGGGAACGCAGGGAATATCTCTGCTTACTGGAAAGGATTCAAGGAATATAACGGTAAGAAGCAATCTGGTCTCCCGAGAATGTTTGGATTCGAAGCATCAGGTGCCGCACCGCTTGTTCATGACCGGGTGATCGAGCAGCCTGAAACGCTGGCGACGGCTATCAGGATCGGCAACCCGGCGAGCTGGTCGCTGGCAGTGGATGCCTTGAAGGAGTCGAATGGACATATCAATGAGGTCACGGATGAAGAGATCATTGAAGCGTATCAGCTTCTTGCCAAGACAGAGGGGATCTTTGCCGAACCCGCCTCATGTGCTTCCATCGCAGGCATCCGCAAATCCCTCCAGTCAGGTGTGCTGCCGAAGGGATCGAAGGTTGTGGCCGTCCTGACAGGGAATGGTCTGAAAGATCCCCAGACGGCGATTGAATATAGTCCTGTGATCCCGGCGAAACTCCCGAATGACAGGGAAGCTGTAAAGGACTATATCAAGGGGACGATGGGGGTATGGTAG